The sequence below is a genomic window from bacterium.
GATGACGGCTCCCTGCCGCGCTCGGGGTAGGCCCACAGGATGGCGGTCGATCCCCAGGTGCCGCCGGTGTGCACCAGGTAGAAGTCTCCGCCCGCTCCCCCGAGCTGGAACCCTATGCCGGCCGCTTCGGCTACCGGGTTGTTCTCGATCTCGATCTGCCTCTTCAACATTTCCTCGGTTATGGACTGCGAGAGGATTCTCTCGGACTCTCCACGATGGGCCTGGAGGATTTCGATCACGAACGCAGCCAGATCGGACAGGGTCGTCCACAGGCCGCCGGCGGCCCGGAAGGGAATGTGAAGCCGGTCGCCGCCGATCGGTCGTCCGGAAAGGTCGTGCTCGACGGCGGCTCGCGGGCGCTGTGCGGACGGTATGGGCTGTTCGTAGGTGCTCGAGGGCAGGCCCAGGGGCTCCAGGAGCTCGACCAAAGAAACGGAGGAAGCGCTGCCTTCCGCAGTGAAGTAGTCCGGTACCGGATCGCCGGAAGAACGGTTGGTGAAGCCGTCCTCGAGGCCTCCCGTATGGCTGAGCAGCCGGCGAAGGGTGACTTTCTCTTCCCGCGTGAAGTCGCTCTCCGGAATTTGCCACGAACGCAGGTCCTCGGCAATGTCCCGGTCGAGCCCCAGCCGGCCGTCTTCAACTAATGTCAGCGTAGCCGCCGCCGACAGGCACTTGGCGATCGAGCCCGCGTGAAAGAGCGTCTCCGGAGTGACCGACTCATCGCCACCGGCTCGAAGCGTCCCGTATCCCCGGCTCCAGTCGATCGCGAAGTTGTCGATCGCGGCGACGCCGACGCCGGGCACGGCATAGTGGCGCATCCGGTCCGCTAGCGTCGCCCTTTCGTCCCACTGAGGTTCGGCTGCCTCGGTCATTGGAATGAGGCCGTTCTCCACGCGCTCGATGAGTTGGCCCGACGGCTGTGGCCCTGGCGCTGCAGTTGCGGTCGAGGTCTCTCGGCGCGGCTCGAAACAGGCCAGGCACAGGAGCCCTGTGGCCGCGACGAGCGCCGCTCCCCCCCAAAAGCTCTTCAGATTCCTAGTCTTGCGGATACCGGCCATCGGGACACCCCGACCGATCGAGTCTACACCTGGGTCGAAGGGC
It includes:
- a CDS encoding beta-lactamase family protein, which translates into the protein MTEAAEPQWDERATLADRMRHYAVPGVGVAAIDNFAIDWSRGYGTLRAGGDESVTPETLFHAGSIAKCLSAAATLTLVEDGRLGLDRDIAEDLRSWQIPESDFTREEKVTLRRLLSHTGGLEDGFTNRSSGDPVPDYFTAEGSASSVSLVELLEPLGLPSSTYEQPIPSAQRPRAAVEHDLSGRPIGGDRLHIPFRAAGGLWTTLSDLAAFVIEILQAHRGESERILSQSITEEMLKRQIEIENNPVAEAAGIGFQLGGAGGDFYLVHTGGTWGSTAILWAYPERGREPSS